A region of Shewanella psychromarinicola DNA encodes the following proteins:
- the rlmM gene encoding 23S rRNA (cytidine(2498)-2'-O)-methyltransferase RlmM: MKKLFLFCRSGYEKDCAAEIQQRAAELNVDGFVKTNINDAYVIFQCFDKNGADTLAKELELGSLIFARQMFAAGELLIDLPEQDRVGPIVASLADLSKCGELRVETPDTNEAKELSAFCRKLTVPLRQSLKKIGALLSTENGRRPIIHVCFIAPGKAYTGYSLSHNSSPHFMGIPRLRMAADAPSRSSLKLDEAFGVFLTKEEQETRCRSGLNAVDLGACPGGWTYQLVRRGMMVAAVDNGPMDPKLMDSGQVKHYRADGFRFEPPRKNIYWLVCDMVEKPARVAELMEAWAINGWFKEAIFNLKLPMKSRYKEVSVILETIGTILTENEIDFKIQCKHLYHDRDEVTVHLWIFPEKGVSYA, encoded by the coding sequence ATGAAAAAACTATTCCTATTTTGCCGCTCAGGCTATGAAAAAGACTGTGCAGCAGAAATTCAACAACGTGCCGCTGAGTTAAATGTTGATGGTTTCGTTAAAACCAATATCAACGATGCTTATGTGATATTTCAATGTTTTGACAAAAATGGTGCCGATACTTTAGCTAAGGAATTAGAACTTGGATCATTGATATTTGCTCGGCAAATGTTTGCTGCGGGCGAGTTATTGATTGATTTACCTGAGCAAGATCGTGTGGGACCGATAGTCGCCTCACTAGCCGATTTGTCGAAGTGTGGTGAGTTGCGTGTTGAAACGCCTGACACCAATGAAGCCAAAGAATTATCCGCATTCTGTCGGAAATTGACGGTACCGTTACGCCAAAGTTTAAAAAAGATCGGCGCGCTACTGAGTACTGAAAATGGCCGTCGTCCGATTATTCATGTGTGTTTTATTGCACCGGGTAAAGCGTACACAGGTTATTCGTTAAGCCATAATAGTTCACCTCATTTTATGGGGATCCCTCGCTTAAGAATGGCTGCAGATGCTCCGAGTCGCTCAAGCCTGAAATTGGATGAAGCATTTGGCGTGTTCTTAACTAAAGAAGAGCAAGAAACACGTTGTCGCAGTGGCTTAAATGCAGTTGATTTAGGCGCTTGCCCTGGAGGGTGGACTTATCAATTGGTCCGCCGCGGAATGATGGTTGCTGCAGTCGATAACGGTCCGATGGATCCTAAATTAATGGATTCGGGCCAAGTAAAGCATTACCGTGCTGACGGTTTTCGTTTTGAACCACCACGTAAAAATATTTATTGGTTGGTATGCGATATGGTTGAAAAACCGGCTCGGGTTGCAGAACTGATGGAAGCATGGGCGATTAATGGTTGGTTTAAAGAAGCGATTTTTAATCTTAAATTACCCATGAAGAGCCGCTATAAAGAAGTCAGCGTTATTTTAGAAACGATAGGCACCATTTTAACTGAAAATGAAATCGATTTTAAAATACAGTGTAAGCATCTTTATCATGATCGTGATGAAGTAACGGTTCATTTATGGATTTTCCCTGAAAAGGGCGTGAGCTACGCATAA
- a CDS encoding isocitrate dehydrogenase: MSKRTITVIPGDGIGPSIIDSALKILDKAGCNFEYEFADAGLTALEKHGELIPQRTLDLIEKNRITLKGPLTTPVGEGFSSINVSLRKQFSLYANVRPVISFKGTQARYENIDIITVRENTEGMYSGLGQKISDDGQTAEATSIITRHGAEQITTFAFELARKENRKKVTIVHKANIMKSTSGLFLKVAREVSLRYPDITTEEMIVDATCMKLVMNPENFDVIVTTNLFGDILSDLCAGLVGGLGMAPGANIGRNAAIFEAVHGSAPDIAGKNLANPTSVILASIQMLEYLGMSDKAEMIRSAVAAVIEEGDRTTRDLGGTHGTTDFTQAVLDRLA, from the coding sequence ATGTCAAAACGTACAATAACCGTGATCCCAGGTGATGGGATTGGACCAAGCATTATCGATTCAGCATTAAAAATCCTCGACAAAGCAGGATGTAACTTTGAATATGAATTTGCAGATGCTGGGTTAACGGCGTTAGAAAAGCACGGTGAACTTATACCCCAACGTACTTTAGACCTTATCGAAAAAAATCGTATTACGCTTAAAGGTCCGTTAACCACACCTGTCGGTGAAGGGTTTTCCTCTATCAATGTGAGCTTGCGTAAACAGTTCAGTCTTTATGCTAACGTGCGCCCGGTGATTTCATTTAAGGGGACTCAAGCGCGTTATGAAAACATTGATATTATTACCGTCCGTGAAAATACCGAAGGTATGTACTCTGGTTTAGGTCAAAAAATATCTGATGATGGTCAAACTGCAGAAGCGACCAGTATCATTACTCGTCATGGCGCAGAACAGATCACTACGTTTGCTTTTGAGCTTGCACGCAAAGAAAATCGCAAAAAAGTGACCATAGTTCACAAAGCTAACATCATGAAATCAACTTCTGGTTTGTTCTTAAAAGTGGCACGTGAAGTGAGTCTGCGTTATCCAGACATCACCACAGAAGAAATGATTGTTGATGCCACTTGCATGAAACTGGTTATGAATCCTGAAAACTTTGATGTTATCGTAACGACTAACCTATTTGGTGACATTTTATCTGACTTATGTGCCGGTCTTGTGGGCGGTTTAGGAATGGCTCCAGGGGCAAACATAGGTCGCAATGCTGCTATTTTTGAAGCGGTACATGGTAGTGCACCCGATATTGCAGGTAAAAATTTAGCGAACCCTACCTCAGTTATTTTAGCGTCGATTCAAATGCTAGAATACTTAGGCATGTCAGATAAAGCTGAGATGATCCGCAGTGCTGTAGCTGCTGTTATTGAAGAAGGTGACCGTACCACTCGCGATTTAGGTGGCACTCACGGTACAACCGACTTCACTCAAGCAGTGCTTGATCGTTTAGCATAA
- a CDS encoding prolyl oligopeptidase family serine peptidase, which translates to MKLFNLIPLAVCLSFSAHAAPQRALSLDDIMHFETLQQPIISDNGKVIAVQATPDRGDSRALIRFSDNRKQYEIVNGTDVNVSADGLFVLATIEATLFDRETKEKDDLPHEVVLLNTKNGNQQRFDKVDSASFSDDGRFLVVKFKVSKPESTDPESTDPESKVSKSTTAGSAELAQTASETTASETKNTSETEHDSTQAEIEEADKGADIRLINLATNHQTQLSDVTQFAFDKAVHHFVAVVNKVENQQHQVVLVTLYSQTQRQLYSSTDEHIEALAISDDGQYVAVTKGMASSIRYGREYNMLLLDVQHDKQRQFAQSEGWTYNQHASLLFSKDGQRLFVGRVPKVAQQAALADFENPSDVFNPDIITAKKQLRIWHGDDAKIKPQAVKEYEQELKRTYLAVLHLESNKLIQLADQAVPDVTYGEQARYLLASSDVPYQKMVTWAGFYRDVYLVDVKTGQKILVLTQQPSDAMPTLSPHGKFLAYYQQGNVYLFDIALTRRVNLTANIATPFANEDHDYPSAAPGYGFGPWLADDSAITVYDKYDIWQFNTAAHNGFMLTKGEGRKQKTQFRLVGLAQEKPLPAVVNDAETVLLQGYSHQTKADGFFSAKIGVAGVSRLTQSKAKLTLLARANKAAAVVFSKQRYDLYPDLYIADITSPQNALQLTELDKQRDAFKWGNAELVHWRDGDGINTDGVLIKPTNYQAGKQYPTLVYFYRFMSDRLHAFPDMKLNHRPNFAWYADNGYAIFLPDIRFEIGYPGISSVKALTAGVQKLIAMGVADPNAVGIQGHSWGGYQSAYAVTQTNIFKAVVTGAPVSNMTSAYSGIRLGSGLARQFQYETGQSRIGESLFKAPQKYIENSPIFYVDRIQTPMMIMFGDKDDAVPWEQGIELYLAMRRAGKDVVFLQYEDEPHHLKKYPNKLDYSIKMKQYFDHYLKGAPAPDWLRQGEAYREYKKAD; encoded by the coding sequence GTGAAATTATTCAATTTAATTCCATTGGCAGTCTGTCTGTCATTTAGTGCCCATGCGGCCCCGCAACGTGCTCTGTCCCTTGATGACATTATGCATTTTGAAACCTTACAACAGCCGATTATTTCTGATAATGGCAAAGTGATTGCGGTACAGGCTACACCTGATAGGGGCGATAGTCGTGCATTAATTCGTTTTAGTGATAATCGCAAACAATATGAAATTGTCAATGGCACGGACGTTAACGTCAGTGCCGATGGTCTATTTGTATTGGCGACAATCGAAGCGACTTTATTTGACCGAGAAACCAAAGAGAAAGACGATTTACCCCATGAAGTGGTATTACTCAATACCAAAAATGGCAATCAGCAACGATTTGACAAGGTCGATTCCGCTTCATTTAGCGATGATGGCCGTTTTTTAGTGGTGAAGTTTAAGGTTAGCAAGCCAGAGTCAACTGATCCTGAGTCGACAGATCCTGAATCAAAAGTGTCTAAATCAACTACTGCTGGATCGGCAGAGTTAGCGCAGACAGCTTCAGAAACGACGGCTTCAGAGACGAAAAACACCAGTGAAACAGAACATGATAGTACGCAAGCTGAAATTGAGGAGGCCGATAAAGGGGCAGATATTCGCTTAATTAATTTGGCTACTAACCATCAAACACAACTATCGGATGTGACTCAATTTGCTTTTGATAAAGCCGTACATCATTTCGTTGCTGTGGTGAATAAAGTTGAAAATCAGCAGCATCAAGTGGTGTTAGTGACATTATATAGCCAAACACAGCGTCAGCTTTACAGTAGTACTGATGAACATATTGAAGCATTAGCCATCAGTGATGATGGCCAATATGTTGCAGTAACGAAAGGCATGGCGAGTTCAATACGCTATGGCCGTGAGTACAATATGTTGTTACTGGATGTACAACACGATAAACAACGCCAGTTTGCTCAGTCTGAAGGGTGGACTTATAACCAGCATGCCAGCTTACTGTTTTCAAAAGATGGCCAACGTTTGTTTGTGGGACGAGTGCCAAAGGTTGCACAACAAGCTGCATTAGCTGATTTTGAAAATCCAAGTGATGTGTTTAATCCAGACATTATTACCGCTAAAAAACAGTTACGTATTTGGCATGGTGATGATGCCAAAATTAAGCCCCAAGCAGTTAAAGAATATGAGCAAGAGTTAAAACGCACCTATTTAGCGGTTTTACACCTTGAGTCAAATAAGTTAATTCAATTAGCCGACCAAGCGGTTCCTGATGTCACTTATGGCGAGCAAGCACGTTACTTATTGGCCAGCTCCGATGTGCCCTATCAGAAAATGGTTACCTGGGCAGGCTTTTATCGTGATGTGTATTTGGTTGATGTCAAAACAGGCCAAAAAATCCTCGTATTAACTCAGCAACCTAGTGATGCTATGCCGACGTTGTCACCTCATGGTAAGTTTTTAGCTTATTATCAACAAGGTAATGTCTATCTTTTTGATATAGCGTTAACGCGCAGGGTTAATTTAACCGCGAATATTGCGACCCCTTTTGCCAATGAAGATCATGATTATCCCAGTGCGGCACCCGGTTACGGTTTTGGCCCTTGGTTGGCCGATGACAGTGCTATTACGGTATATGATAAATATGATATATGGCAGTTTAATACCGCAGCGCACAATGGGTTTATGTTGACCAAGGGCGAGGGGCGAAAACAGAAAACTCAATTTAGACTGGTTGGTTTAGCCCAAGAGAAACCGTTACCCGCGGTAGTCAATGATGCTGAAACAGTGCTATTACAAGGCTATAGTCATCAAACAAAAGCGGACGGCTTTTTCAGTGCCAAGATAGGTGTGGCTGGCGTGAGCCGCTTAACTCAAAGCAAGGCTAAATTAACCTTGCTTGCTAGAGCCAATAAAGCCGCTGCAGTGGTGTTTTCAAAGCAGCGTTATGATTTGTATCCAGATTTATATATTGCAGATATTACCTCGCCACAGAATGCGCTGCAGCTTACCGAGCTGGACAAGCAGCGTGACGCGTTTAAATGGGGCAATGCTGAATTAGTGCATTGGCGAGATGGTGACGGCATTAACACCGATGGGGTATTAATTAAACCAACCAATTATCAAGCCGGTAAACAGTATCCAACCTTAGTCTATTTTTACCGTTTTATGAGTGACAGATTACATGCTTTTCCTGACATGAAGCTCAACCACCGGCCTAACTTTGCTTGGTATGCTGATAATGGTTACGCTATTTTTCTACCGGATATTCGTTTTGAGATTGGCTATCCAGGAATTTCATCAGTAAAAGCGCTGACGGCAGGCGTGCAAAAGTTGATAGCGATGGGGGTTGCCGATCCCAATGCTGTTGGTATTCAAGGGCATTCTTGGGGCGGCTATCAGAGTGCATATGCGGTAACCCAAACCAATATCTTTAAAGCGGTAGTGACAGGTGCTCCGGTGTCGAATATGACCAGTGCTTACAGTGGTATTCGTCTTGGGTCAGGTTTAGCCAGGCAATTCCAATATGAAACAGGTCAAAGCCGGATCGGAGAGAGTCTGTTTAAGGCGCCACAGAAATACATTGAAAACTCGCCCATTTTCTATGTTGATCGCATTCAAACCCCAATGATGATCATGTTTGGTGATAAAGATGATGCAGTGCCTTGGGAGCAGGGGATTGAGTTGTATCTAGCAATGCGTCGTGCAGGGAAGGATGTGGTATTTTTACAATATGAAGATGAGCCACACCATTTGAAAAAGTATCCCAATAAGCTTGATTACAGCATTAAAATGAAACAGTACTTTGACCATTATTTAAAAGGGGCACCAGCCCCAGATTGGTTACGCCAGGGTGAAGCCTATCGGGAGTATAAAAAAGCAGATTAA
- a CDS encoding DUF3192 domain-containing protein: protein MNSKVTYIIGGIFTAYLLFVAVVIFVYEPQPEDRAWDDREAFNLQKMSDIHFGQSLDEIRTLLGSADFVEAKTGFDGQYQVMYYRTHHIKSDGETTKEECTPLLFRDNLLIAWGQDTQEQYFSVPITDQVSPQ, encoded by the coding sequence ATGAACTCAAAAGTGACTTATATCATCGGTGGAATATTCACTGCCTATTTACTGTTTGTTGCTGTGGTGATTTTTGTTTACGAACCGCAACCAGAAGACAGGGCATGGGATGATCGTGAAGCTTTCAATTTACAAAAAATGAGTGATATCCACTTTGGTCAAAGCCTTGATGAGATCCGAACGTTATTAGGCAGTGCTGATTTTGTCGAAGCAAAAACCGGCTTTGATGGACAATATCAAGTGATGTATTACCGTACTCACCATATAAAATCAGATGGCGAAACCACTAAAGAAGAATGCACGCCATTGTTATTTAGAGATAATCTTCTGATAGCATGGGGACAAGATACACAAGAACAATACTTTTCAGTGCCGATAACCGATCAAGTATCTCCGCAATAA
- the xni gene encoding flap endonuclease Xni, producing the protein MNKLLIIDGLNLVRRIHAVLPDENDITSVQERVLAASKKMLVQHQPTHCIVVWDGSEPSWRKTLYSDYKKGRKPMPTALSDGLANIKTTLAEHDIHSFDAQSEADDVIATIAMKMISNNGEVVIVSTDKGFSQLPTKNLTLWDHFNQHVFDVQQYEKKLGIEQYQMLDFIALAGDSGNKIPGIMGIGPKSAADLLNKFRTLANLYRSLDNLGAKQAHKLAEGKEIARISYKLAQLQCDMPLNINLKQFRTNLRPN; encoded by the coding sequence ATGAATAAATTACTTATTATTGACGGGCTCAATCTAGTACGCCGTATTCATGCGGTGCTACCTGATGAAAACGATATTACTAGCGTACAAGAACGGGTTTTAGCTGCATCTAAAAAAATGCTGGTGCAGCATCAACCAACCCATTGCATTGTGGTCTGGGATGGCAGTGAGCCCTCTTGGCGTAAAACGCTGTATAGCGATTACAAAAAAGGCCGAAAGCCCATGCCAACGGCATTAAGTGATGGCTTGGCTAACATCAAAACCACACTGGCAGAACACGACATCCACTCTTTTGATGCCCAATCTGAAGCAGACGATGTTATCGCCACCATCGCGATGAAAATGATCAGCAACAATGGTGAAGTGGTCATTGTTTCAACCGACAAAGGCTTTAGTCAGCTACCCACAAAAAATCTCACCTTATGGGATCACTTCAACCAGCATGTTTTTGATGTTCAACAATATGAAAAAAAACTCGGCATAGAGCAATATCAAATGCTCGACTTTATTGCGCTAGCGGGCGACAGTGGCAATAAAATTCCGGGTATTATGGGGATCGGACCAAAATCAGCAGCCGACTTACTGAATAAATTCAGAACACTAGCTAATTTATATCGTTCTTTAGACAATCTTGGCGCCAAGCAGGCACATAAATTAGCCGAAGGAAAAGAGATAGCGCGAATTAGCTATAAATTGGCGCAGCTGCAATGCGATATGCCACTAAATATTAATTTGAAACAATTTAGAACCAATTTAAGACCAAACTAA
- the ppnN gene encoding nucleotide 5'-monophosphate nucleosidase PpnN yields the protein MIVKISPRGSLDQLSQLEVERLKQGAKSDLYQLYRNCSLAVLASGVISDSSEELFRRYESFSINILQRERGILIELINPPIQAFVDGEIIAGIQEHLFAVLRDIIYISNKYDNLKHIDLSNASHITNVVFDILRNAQAISPMKDPNVVVCWGGHSINAVEYQYTRDVGYQLGLRRLDICTGCGPGAMEGPMKGAAIAHAKQRVHNARYIGLTEPSIINAEPPNQIVNELVILPDIEKRLEAFVRLGHGIVIFPGGAGTAEELLYFLGILLNDHNSNMSFPLVLTGPAESADYFTVIDEFIGTTLGTEAQSKYQIIIDDPIKVAQIMKEGMQDVKTYRKEKGDAYQYQWSLKIEPEFQLPFDPTHEVMANLNLNFQDNKAELAANLRKAFSGIVAGNVKGATIKLIEQFGPFNIKGDAKLMLMMDKLLNAFVKQQRMKLPGSAYVPCYNIIKTNE from the coding sequence ATGATCGTAAAAATTAGTCCACGTGGTAGCTTAGATCAACTTTCTCAATTAGAAGTCGAACGCTTAAAACAAGGCGCAAAAAGCGACTTGTATCAGCTATATCGAAATTGCTCGCTAGCAGTATTAGCCTCGGGTGTCATAAGCGACAGCTCTGAAGAACTGTTTCGTCGCTATGAATCCTTTAGTATTAATATTTTACAGCGAGAAAGAGGCATACTGATTGAACTCATCAACCCCCCTATTCAAGCCTTTGTCGACGGTGAAATTATTGCGGGTATTCAAGAGCACTTGTTTGCCGTGCTGCGCGACATTATTTACATCAGTAATAAATACGATAATTTAAAACACATTGACTTAAGTAATGCGAGCCACATTACCAACGTCGTATTTGACATACTGCGTAATGCTCAAGCGATATCGCCAATGAAAGATCCTAATGTGGTGGTATGCTGGGGAGGACACAGCATCAACGCAGTCGAATATCAATATACCCGAGATGTCGGTTACCAACTTGGGTTACGCAGATTAGATATTTGTACGGGTTGCGGACCCGGCGCAATGGAAGGTCCAATGAAAGGCGCGGCAATTGCTCATGCCAAGCAACGAGTTCACAATGCTCGCTATATAGGCTTAACAGAACCCAGCATTATTAACGCTGAGCCACCCAATCAAATTGTCAATGAATTAGTTATTTTACCCGACATAGAAAAGCGTCTAGAAGCCTTTGTGCGTTTAGGTCACGGTATCGTTATTTTCCCAGGCGGCGCGGGTACCGCTGAAGAGTTACTCTATTTCCTTGGTATCTTATTAAATGATCACAATAGCAATATGTCATTCCCACTGGTGCTAACAGGACCGGCAGAAAGTGCTGATTACTTCACGGTAATTGATGAATTTATTGGGACTACATTAGGCACCGAAGCACAAAGCAAGTATCAAATCATTATTGATGACCCTATCAAAGTGGCACAAATAATGAAAGAAGGTATGCAAGATGTAAAAACCTATCGAAAAGAAAAAGGTGATGCTTACCAATATCAATGGTCGCTAAAAATTGAACCCGAATTTCAATTACCCTTTGATCCGACCCATGAAGTTATGGCAAATTTAAACCTTAACTTTCAGGACAATAAAGCTGAACTTGCCGCAAACTTACGCAAAGCGTTTTCAGGTATTGTCGCCGGCAATGTAAAAGGCGCTACCATTAAGTTGATCGAACAGTTTGGTCCCTTTAACATTAAAGGTGATGCTAAACTTATGCTCATGATGGATAAGCTATTAAACGCTTTTGTTAAACAACAACGAATGAAACTGCCAGGAAGCGCTTACGTGCCCTGCTACAACATAATAAAAACCAATGAATAA
- a CDS encoding GGDEF domain-containing protein codes for MEESNTAITQISLMKQKLHAAKLAIEEINIDRNDKLKTLIQFISHLSLACKGQNLELDNKLAKLRHHMHNFEQIDEALPELVDIERLLRSQYSHTMTRLEDSRNGLNRVIRQIQRINAAPDKLKKEITYFKQELSKPFHTVWEYIPKVEKLIFFYEEILKHEFADADDYQILPQHIQLAKELAAKIAEIEFRKDQRDQILVIKEVLLGELNLSNLLDSYQSILSLLLENIAREKSASQDFLFALNDALIIVRDVVNNTYNNNQRSEQLKGQLNKEINLRVNTADELIIDADSLNELKIRLTVQLSSLRDALSRKEALEQREQTLLRKSIESMRKELNSMSQESNNYKEKLFEHQKLNLLDPLTQLANRSALEDRMEQEYRNHVRFKTPLWIAITDIDHFKVINDNFGHSTGDKTLQVISMALKNSLRDSEFVARYGGEEFVFLLPDITDEHISQLLNRVREKIKNIPFKFKNQRITVTLSIGAAQVMENETLEEAFERADAALYQAKNNGRDRVVIDI; via the coding sequence ATGGAAGAGTCAAATACCGCGATAACTCAAATTTCGTTAATGAAGCAAAAGCTGCATGCAGCTAAACTTGCTATCGAAGAGATTAATATCGATCGCAATGACAAATTGAAAACACTGATTCAATTTATTTCTCATCTCAGTCTTGCTTGCAAAGGACAAAATTTAGAGCTCGACAACAAACTGGCAAAATTGCGCCACCATATGCACAATTTTGAACAAATAGACGAAGCGCTACCAGAACTGGTCGATATTGAACGATTATTGAGGTCCCAATATAGCCATACCATGACTCGTTTAGAAGATAGTCGTAATGGACTCAATCGAGTGATCCGTCAGATCCAACGAATTAATGCCGCGCCAGACAAACTAAAAAAAGAAATCACCTATTTTAAACAAGAACTAAGCAAACCGTTCCATACCGTATGGGAATACATCCCCAAAGTAGAAAAACTTATTTTTTTCTATGAAGAAATTTTGAAGCATGAATTTGCCGATGCCGACGATTACCAAATTTTACCTCAGCATATCCAGCTAGCCAAAGAGCTTGCCGCTAAGATCGCTGAAATTGAATTTAGAAAAGATCAACGAGACCAAATTCTAGTCATAAAAGAAGTGTTGCTTGGTGAGCTCAATTTAAGCAACTTGCTCGATTCTTACCAATCGATATTGAGTTTACTGTTAGAGAATATCGCTCGCGAAAAAAGCGCATCACAAGACTTTTTATTTGCCCTCAATGATGCCCTGATAATCGTGCGCGATGTGGTCAATAATACCTACAATAACAACCAACGCAGTGAGCAGCTTAAAGGCCAATTAAATAAAGAGATAAATTTACGCGTCAATACCGCTGATGAGTTAATTATTGATGCCGATAGTCTTAACGAATTAAAGATCCGACTGACGGTGCAGTTATCTTCGCTTCGCGATGCACTCTCTCGTAAAGAAGCGCTAGAACAACGTGAACAAACACTCTTACGCAAGTCAATTGAATCGATGCGTAAAGAACTCAATTCAATGAGCCAAGAATCTAATAATTATAAAGAAAAGCTATTTGAACATCAAAAGCTCAACCTCCTTGACCCGCTGACCCAATTGGCAAATCGTAGCGCGTTAGAAGACCGCATGGAGCAAGAATACCGTAACCATGTCCGCTTTAAAACGCCACTATGGATCGCGATTACAGACATAGATCACTTCAAAGTTATTAACGATAACTTTGGTCACAGCACCGGCGATAAAACCCTGCAAGTCATCTCAATGGCCTTAAAAAATTCATTACGTGATAGTGAGTTTGTGGCTCGTTATGGTGGCGAAGAATTTGTATTTTTATTGCCTGATATTACTGATGAACATATCTCTCAATTATTGAATCGCGTGAGAGAAAAAATTAAAAATATTCCGTTTAAGTTTAAAAATCAGAGAATTACAGTTACATTATCTATAGGTGCGGCACAAGTTATGGAAAATGAAACGCTTGAAGAAGCTTTCGAAAGAGCCGATGCGGCATTATACCAAGCAAAAAACAACGGCAGAGACCGAGTCGTTATTGATATCTAG